One genomic segment of Garra rufa chromosome 13, GarRuf1.0, whole genome shotgun sequence includes these proteins:
- the grm1a gene encoding metabotropic glutamate receptor 1 isoform X2 — protein MWNMARLKMPCVSCGHLSLFLCLFLPTLSSHAFGNIYKRAAAQRAAARSVARMDGDVIIGALFSVHHQPSAERVAERKCGDVREQYGIQRVEAMFYTLDRINADQNLLPNITLGCEIRDSCWHSSVALEQSIEFIRDSLISIRDDKDGSKWCIDGTPSNQPPPSKKPIAGVIGPGSSSVAIQVQNLLQLFNIPQIAYSATSIDLSDKTLFKYFLRVVPSDTLQARAMLEIVKHYNWTYVSAVHTEGNYGESGMEAFKELAAEEGLCIAHSDKIYSNAGEKHFDRLLKKLRERLPKARVVVCFCEGMTVRSLLMAMRRRGVSGEFQLIGSDGWADRDEVVEGYEQEADGGITMKLQTEEVQSFNDYFLKLRLDTNKRNPWFAEFWQYRFQCRIPGHPQENHNYQKICTGNESLKDNYVQDSKMGFVINAIYAMAHGLHDMHKELCPDHAGLCEAMDPIDGSKLLDSILKTSFTGVSGEEIYFDVNGDSPGRYDIMNLQYVEELGRYDYINVGSWHEGLLSISDYKLMTNRTEMVRSVCSEPCSKGQIKVIRKGEVSCCWICTTCKDNEYVQDEFTCRACELGWWPDDELAECKPLPLKYLEWGSVESIVAVVFSCVGILITLFVTFIFIQYRDTPVVKSSSRELCYIILAGIFLGYICPFTLIARPTVISCYLQRVLVGLSSAMCYSALVTKTNRIARILAGSKKKICTRKPRFMSAWAQVVMAFVLISFQLAVVVTLMVLEPPHPVKSYPSIREVFLICNTSNVGVVAPLGYNGLLIMSCTYYAFKTRNVPANFNEAKYIAFTMYTTCIIWLAFVPIYFGSNYKIITTSFSVSLSVTVALGCMFTPKMYIIIAKPERNVRSAFTTSDVVRMHVGDGKVAPCQSNSILNMFRRKKNSNNATSSTKCQTPGEGVECVPQTVCACEEASSRAESDGGHTTPN, from the exons ATGTGGAACATGGCACGCTTGAAGATGCCCTGTGTGTCGTGCGGACACCTTTCACTTTTCTTGTGTCTGTTTCTGCCGACACTCTCATCTCACGCGTTTGGGAACATATACAAGCGCGCGGCGGCCCAACGCGCGGCGGCCCGGTCTGTCGCCCGCATGGATGGCGACGTGATCATCGGTGCGCTGTTCTCCGTGCACCACCAGCCGTCCGCCGAGCGTGTGGCTGAAAGAAAATGCGGAGACGTGCGCGAGCAGTACGGCATCCAGCGAGTGGAAGCGATGTTCTATACGCTAGACCGTATTAACGCCGACCAGAACCTGCTGCCCAATATCACCCTGGGCTGCGAGATCCGGGACTCGTGCTGGCACTCTTCCGTGGCTCTAGAGCAAAGCATCGAGTTCATCAGAGACTCCCTAATCTCTATTCGGGACGACAAAGACGGATCTAAGTGGTGCATCGACGGGACCCCTTCCAACCAGCCACCTCCTTCCAAGAAGCCCATCGCTGGAGTCATAGGTCCGGGCTCCAGCTCAGTGGCCATCCAGGTTCAGAATCTCCTCCAGCTGTTTAACATCCCCCAGATCGCTTATTCGGCTACCAGTATAGACCTGAGCGACAAAACTCTCTTCAAATACTTCCTCCGTGTCGTGCCCTCTGACACGCTGCAGGCACGGGCCATGCTTGAAATTGTCAAACACTATAACTGGACTTACGTATCTGCGGTTCACACAGAAG GTAACTATGGAGAGAGTGGCATGGAGGCCTTTAAGGAGTTGGCCGCAGAGGAGGGTCTATGTATCGCCCACTCTGATAAGATATACAGTAATGCTGGCGAAAAGCACTTTGACCGTCTGCTTAAGAAACTGCGGGAGCGTCTGCCCAAAGCCCGCGTGGTCGTCTGCTTCTGTGAAGGAATGACTGTCCGTAGCTTGCTGATGGCCATGCGGCGCCGTGGGGTTTCTGGAGAGTTCCAGCTAATTGGAAG CGATGGCTGGGCAGATCGTGATGAGGTGGTGGAAGGATATGAGCAGGAAGCAGATGGTGGGATCACAATGAAGTTGCAAACGGAAGAAGTTCAGTCATTTAATGACTACTTTCTGAAGCTGCGTTTGGACACCAACAAAAGGAACCCGTGGTTTGCCGAGTTCTGGCAGTACCGCTTTCAATGCCGCATTCCTGGTCATCCTCAGGAGAACCATAACTACCAGAAAATCTGCACAG GAAATGAGAGCTTGAAAGACAACTACGTCCAGGACAGCAAGATGGGCTTCGTGATCAATGCGATTTATGCGATGGCGCATGGTCTTCATGACATGCATAAAGAGCTGTGCCCAGACCACGCTGGCCTGTGCGAGGCAATGGATCCCATTGACGGCAGTAAGCTGCTGGACTCTATACTCAAGACCTCCTTTACTGGCGTGTCTGGGGAGGAAATCTACTTTGATGTAAATGGAGACTCACCTGGGAG GTATGATATTATGAATCTACAGTATGTGGAGGAGTTGGGCCGCTATGATTACATTAATGTGGGGTCGTGGCATGAAGGTCTTCTGAGCATCAGTGATTACAAACTCATGACGAACCGCACTGAGATGGTCCGATCTGTCTGCAGCGAACCATGCTCTAAGGGACAGATTAAG GTGATCCGTAAAGGTGAAGTGAGTTGCTGCTGGATCTGCACTACGTGTAAAGATAATGAATACGTTCAGGATGAGTTCACGTGCAGAGCTTGTGAGCTGGGTTGGTGGCCTGATGATGAGCTGGCAG AATGCAAGCCTCTCCCGCTCAAATACCTGGAGTGGGGCAGCGTGGAGTCCATCGTCGCAGTTGTGTTCTCCTGCGTCGGTATCCTCATAACTCTATTCGTCACGTTCATCTTCATCCAGTACCGTGACACGCCGGTGGTGAAGTCCTCCAGCCGTGAGCTTTGCTACATCATCCTGGCAGGTATCTTCCTTGGCTACATCTGCCCCTTCACTCTCATCGCACGACCCACCGTGATCTCCTGCTACCTGCAGCGCGTTCTAGTGGGCTTGTCGTCCGCCATGTGCTACTCCGCCCTGGTAACCAAAACCAACCGCATTGCACGCATCCTAGCAGGTAGCAAGAAGAAAATCTGCACACGCAAGCCCCGCTTCATGAGCGCCTGGGCGCAGGTGGTTATGGCCTTCGTCCTGATTAGTTTCCAGCTGGCCGTGGTGGTTACGCTGATGGTGCTGGAACCCCCCCACCCGGTGAAGAGCTACCCCAGCATCAGGGAGGTGTTCCTCATCTGTAACACAAGTAACGTGGGCGTAGTGGCTCCGTTGGGTTACAACGGCCTGCTCATCATGAGCTGCACCTACTATGCCTTCAAGACCCGCAATGTGCCTGCCAACTTCAACGAAGCCAAGTACATCGCATTCACCATGTACACCACCTGCATTATCTGGCTGGCTTTTGTGCCCATCTACTTCGGCTCCAACTACAAGATCATCACCACCTCCTTCTCTGTCAGTCTCAGTGTTACTGTAGCACTGGGTTGCATGTTCACACCCAAGATGTACATCATCATCGCCAAGCCAGAGCGCAACGTACGCAGCGCCTTTACGACCTCGGATGTGGTCCGTATGCACGTGGGCGACGGGAAGGTGGCTCCTTGCCAGAGCAACAGCATTCTCAACATGTTTCGCAGGAAGAAGAACAGCAACAACGCGACCAGCAGCACCAA